Proteins from a single region of Candidatus Rubrimentiphilum sp.:
- a CDS encoding metallophosphoesterase family protein translates to MSKQLRIAIFSDIHGNLAGLDACLADLQAQGGADIHVAAGDLCMDGPKPKKVLQRLQEIGAQCVRGNTDRYIGAQTEEDMHGADPADRKQVEWQRKEIGEKWVSWLRELPFSLRFGEKHNQLLVVHANPTNDDEHLWPGAEDDVLKRLIGKEGAGTIAFGHLHIPYVRAWRGKTLVNVSSAGLPKDGDPRAGYAILTERTGGWEVRHRRAAFDVKKVATALADCGIPGSSDLISTLRRHRYKRLKSLIP, encoded by the coding sequence GTGTCTAAGCAACTGCGGATCGCGATCTTTTCGGACATCCACGGGAACCTCGCGGGGCTCGATGCATGCTTGGCCGATCTGCAAGCGCAGGGCGGCGCCGACATTCATGTAGCCGCGGGCGATTTGTGCATGGACGGCCCGAAGCCGAAGAAGGTGTTGCAGCGGCTCCAAGAGATCGGTGCGCAGTGCGTGCGCGGTAACACCGATCGTTACATCGGCGCGCAAACGGAAGAAGACATGCACGGCGCCGACCCGGCGGATCGCAAGCAAGTCGAGTGGCAGCGCAAAGAGATCGGCGAAAAATGGGTCTCATGGCTGCGCGAGTTGCCGTTTTCGCTTCGCTTTGGAGAGAAACACAACCAACTGCTGGTCGTGCACGCGAATCCGACCAACGACGACGAACATCTCTGGCCCGGCGCCGAGGATGACGTTCTTAAACGGCTCATCGGCAAGGAAGGCGCGGGAACCATTGCGTTCGGCCATCTGCACATTCCGTACGTGCGGGCGTGGCGCGGCAAGACGCTCGTAAACGTTTCGTCCGCGGGTTTGCCGAAAGACGGCGATCCGCGCGCGGGTTACGCCATTCTCACCGAACGCACCGGAGGCTGGGAAGTGCGGCACCGTCGCGCCGCGTTTGATGTGAAGAAAGTCGCGACGGCGCTGGCTGACTGCGGCATTCCCGGGAGTTCGGATTTAATCTCGACTTTGCGCCGCCACCGTTACAAACGGTTAAAATCGCTGATTCCTTGA
- a CDS encoding ABC transporter ATP-binding protein: MNGAPNQEFALEISGIVKRYGDFTAVDGVSLQVRAGDFFGFLGPNGAGKTTTINAIVGLARLNAGSIRVFGYDNATQWREARRCIGLAPQEYNFDRYLSIRDILIYQAGYFGIRAREVTERADELLDRFGLASKAKLDYMKLSGGQKRRLTLARALINSPRLLILDEPTAGVDVELRLELWDLLRKLNGEGMTVFLTTHYLEEAEALCRDVGIIRAGKLVALEPTHELLARKGKGLQEVFLDLTRSGSTEPVL; this comes from the coding sequence TTGAACGGCGCGCCTAACCAAGAATTCGCGCTCGAGATTTCGGGCATCGTCAAGCGCTATGGGGACTTCACCGCCGTCGACGGCGTGTCGCTGCAGGTGCGCGCCGGCGATTTCTTTGGATTCTTGGGCCCGAACGGCGCCGGCAAGACGACGACGATCAACGCAATCGTCGGATTGGCGCGGCTGAACGCCGGCTCGATTCGCGTCTTCGGCTACGACAACGCCACGCAGTGGCGCGAAGCGCGGCGCTGTATCGGCCTTGCTCCGCAGGAATACAACTTCGATCGCTATCTCTCGATTCGCGATATTTTGATATACCAAGCGGGGTATTTCGGCATTCGCGCGCGAGAGGTTACGGAGCGTGCGGACGAGCTGCTCGATCGGTTCGGCCTCGCTTCCAAGGCGAAACTGGATTACATGAAGCTCTCGGGCGGTCAGAAGCGACGCCTGACGCTGGCGCGAGCGCTGATCAATTCGCCGCGGCTGCTGATTTTAGACGAACCTACCGCGGGCGTCGACGTCGAGTTGCGTTTGGAGCTCTGGGACCTCTTGCGCAAGCTCAACGGCGAGGGCATGACGGTTTTCCTGACGACGCATTACTTGGAGGAGGCCGAAGCGCTCTGCCGCGACGTCGGGATCATTCGCGCAGGAAAACTGGTTGCGCTGGAGCCGACGCACGAGCTGCTCGCCCGTAAGGGCAAGGGCTTGCAAGAGGTTTTCCTGGATCTGACACGATCCGGCTCGACGGAGCCCGTGCTATGA